From the genome of Epinephelus moara isolate mb chromosome 10, YSFRI_EMoa_1.0, whole genome shotgun sequence, one region includes:
- the dda1 gene encoding DET1- and DDB1-associated protein 1: MEKADFLKGLPVYNKSNFSRFHADSVCKASNRRPSVYLPTREYPSEQIIVTEKTNILLRYLHQQWDKKNAAKKREQEQGEGDSPAPPRKIARTDSQEMNEDS, encoded by the exons ATGGAGAAG GCCGATTTCTTGAAAGGACTTCCTGTCTACAATAAGAGCAACTTCAGCAGGTTTCATGCAGACTCCGTTTGTAAAGCATCT AATCGAAGGCCCTCTGTGTACCTTCCAACACGAGAATACCCATCTGAACAGA TTATTGTAACAGAGAAAACCAACATCCTTCTGCGTTACCTCCATCAGCAGTGGGACAAAAAG AATGCAGCAAAGAAAAGGGAACAGGAACAAGGTGAGGGTGACAGTCCGGCACCCCCAAGGAAGATCGCCAGGACAGATAGCCAAGAGATGAACGAGGActcataa
- the abhd8b gene encoding protein ABHD8, whose protein sequence is MLTSFMEGLLCCLTSKSANVVVPVETSEPADGYEFVEVKPGRVLRVRHIVPDRPVVEEPTGPGGSVSCKRKITVYRNGQLFIENLGDRASAELKNCQNGETEPNSTVEVELTDCGNSSPPVSIPEPRSESGKDGAAETGAGGEASAAGQTDQSQQPRKRRRKPKRTVVIDCERKISACKGTHADVALFFIHGVGGSLDIWGSQLDFFSRLGYEVISPDLAGHGASSAPQIAAAYTFYALAEDMRLIFKRYARKRNILIGHSYGVSFCTFLAHEYPDQIHKMVMINGGGPTALEPSLCSIFNLPTCVLHCLSPLLAWSFLKAGFAKQGAKEKQLLKDNNAFNVSSFVLRAMMSGQYWPEGDEVYHAELTVPILLVHGMHDKFVPVEEDQRMAEILLMAFLKVLEDGSHMVMMECPDAVNTLLHEFLLWEPAAPPPPKKESKARPETAKAQSDSTKATSDPSKVRPATARQTSDEKPDSKAKK, encoded by the exons ATGCTGACCAGCTTTATGGAGGGTCTTCTCTGCTGCCTGACCTCCAAGTCTGCCAACGTTGTGGTTCCTGTAGAAACTTCAGAACCGGCTGACGGCTACGAGTTTGTGGAGGTGAAACCAGGCCGCGTACTGCGGGTTCGGCATATAGTCCCTGACCGGCCGGTGGTGGAGGAACCCACTGGGCCGGGTGGGAGTGTAAGCTGCAAACGAAAGATCACAGTATACCGTAATGGACAGCTATTCATTGAGAACTTGGGTGACAGGGCGAGTGCTGAACTTAAAAACTGCCAGAATGGGGAGACAGAACCAAACAGTACTGTAGAGGTTGAACTGACAGACTGTGGTAACTCCTCACCGCCCGTCAGCATCCCTGAGCCCAGGTCTGAGTCTGGAAAAGACGGAGCAGCTGAaacaggagcaggaggagaggcatCTGCTGCTGGACAGACCGACCAGTCGCAGCAACCCAGGAAGCGCAGGCGGAAGCCCAAGCGCACAGTAGTGATTGACTGTGAGAGGAAGATATCAGCTTGTAAAGGGACACATGCAGACGTGGCTCTGTTCTTCATCCATGGAGTGGGAGGCTCCCTGGACATCTGGGGAAGCCAGTTGGACTTCTTTTCCAGGCTGGGCTATGAAGTGATCTCTCCAGACCTAGCAGGTCATGGAGCCAGCTCAGCACCACAGATAGCTGCTGCGTACACTTTCTACGCCTTGGCCGAGGACATGAGATTGATCTTTAAGAGATATGCACGCAAGAGGAACATTCTCATAGGACATTCCTATGG TGTGTCGTTCTGTACCTTCTTGGCCCACGAGTATCCGGATCAGATCCACAAGATGGTGATGATCAACGGCGGTGGTCCCACAGCTCTGGAGCCCAGCCTCTGCTCCATCTTCAACCTGCCCACCTGTGTGCTCCACTGCCTCTCCCCGCTGCTAGCCTGGAGCTTTCTCAA GGCCGGCTTTGCTAAACAGGGTGCCAAGGAGAAGCAGCTGCTGAAAGACAACAATGCCTTCAACGTGTCGTCCTTTGTGCTGCGTGCCATGATGAGTGGCCAGTACTGGCCTGAGGGGGACGAGGTTTACCATGCTGAACTCACAGTGCCCATTCTGCTGGTTCACGGCATGCATGACAAGTTTGTCCCTGTTGAAGAGGACCAGCGCATGGCAGAG ATCCTCCTCATGGCCTTCCTGAAGGTCCTGGAGGATGGCAGTCACATGGTCATGATGGAGTGCCCAGACGCTGTCAACACACTCCTGCATGAGTTCTTGCTCTGGGAGCCGGCCGCCCCTCCACCGCCAAAGAAAGAGTCCAAAGCACGTCCAGAAACTGCCAAAGCTCAATCTGACAGTACCAAGGCTACATCTGACCCTTCCAAGGTCCGACCTGCAACTGCAAGGCAGACCTCGGACGAGAAGCCAGACAGC